One window of Nymphaea colorata isolate Beijing-Zhang1983 chromosome 1, ASM883128v2, whole genome shotgun sequence genomic DNA carries:
- the LOC116246164 gene encoding 40S ribosomal protein S2-3-like has translation MAERGGFGRGFGRGGGRGDRGRGDRGRGGRGGGRRGGARRDEEEKWVPVTKLGRLVKEGRIRTLEQIYLHSLPVKEHQIVESLLGPLLKDEVMKIMPVQKQTRAGQRTRFKAFVVVGDGNGHVGLGVKCSKEVATAIRGAIILAKLSVIPVRRGYWGNKIGKPHTVPCKVTGKCGSVTVRLVPAPRGSGIVAARVPKKVLQFAGIEDVFTSSRGSTKTLGNFVKATFDCLLKTYGFLTPDFWRETRFTKSPFQEYTDLLAKPTKTLILEEVEKDDA, from the exons ATGGCAGAGAGAGGTGGTTTCGGACGGGGCTTCGGTCGGGGAGGAGGTCGCGGTGACCGTGGTCGCGGTGACCGGGGTCGTGGAGGCCGCGGCGGAGGCCGCCGTGGGGGTGCTCGCCGCGACGAGGAGGAGAAGTGGGTTCCAGTCACGAAACTCGGACGCCTCGTCAAGGAAGGGCGCATCCGTACACTGGAGCAGATTTACTTGCACTCGCTCCCCGTGAAGGAGCACCAGATCGTGGAGTCCCTACTTGGGCCCCTACTCAAGGACGAGGTCATGAAGATCATGCCCGTCCAGAAACAGACACGCGCAGGGCAGCGCACACGATTCAAGGCCTTCGTTGTGGTCGGTGACGGCAATGGCCATGTTGGCCTCGGGGTCAAGTGCAGTAAGGAGGTCGCGACGGCCATCCGTGGCGCCATCATCCTCGCTAAGCTCTCCGTCATCCCCGTTCGCAGGGGTTACTGGGGGAACAAGATCGGCAAGCCCCATACCGTTCCCTGCAAGGTCACCGGAAAGTGTGGTTCAGTAACCGTCCGGCTCGTTCCGGCGCCCAGGGGTTCCGGTATCGTCGCTGCTAGGGTACCGAAGAAGGTTCTGCAGTTTGCGGGAATCGAGGACGTATTCACCTCGTCTCGCGGCTCAACCAAGACTCTTGGAAACTTCGTCAAG GCTACTTTTGATTGTCTATTGAAGACATATGGCTTCCTTACTCCTGATTTCTGGCGAGAGACTCGCTTCACAAAATCTCCTTTCCAGGAGTACACGGACTTGTTAGCAAAGCCTACCAAGACCCTTATTCTCGAGGAGGTTGAAAAAGATGATGCCTGA
- the LOC126410423 gene encoding uncharacterized protein LOC126410423, with protein sequence MDPTWQWCERVKENNRLKLKCGFCGHTLSGGIIRMKHHLAGTSKDASPCVGRPNKPLPPFVRQQCLDMLHALRQKRIQKETEDADVGYNVPLEDEEEEEEAYECDDEDDSSLRTDLETSRGRDRRGKGIMYEGGRSGITGRKRRGTTDVRARRGMRPPSGRVPTGRSSVGSIKSFFPSYTSPGGQSQIRAAMTSKDMLYHAQKQVGQWFYDACIPFNAANSFQFQAMADAIASIGPGFKMPSYHQLRGKILQDTVKEVSEHCDELKLCWKETGYSIMSDGWTDTRSRTLVNFLVYCPKGTMFLKSLDLSDVPKTAEILFNVFDNVVQEVGPANIVQFITDNAANYRAAGDLLFQKYRTFYWSPCATHCVNLMLQDLNEMHDMKSVIDQCQEVTKFIYNHAYVLNLMRKFTKGVELIRPAQTRFATNVLTVQSVVKQRTPLRQMFTSEEWAAYPHAHKRNASLVVDIIFNNVF encoded by the coding sequence atggatcctacatggcaatggtgcgaaagggtgaaggagaataaccgtttgaaactcaaatgtggctTCTGTGGGCATACactttcaggagggattattagaatgaaacaccatttggcagggacctccaaagatgcgtctccttgtgttggaagaccaaacaaacctttgcctccatttgtgcgtcaacaatgtttagatatgcttcatgctttacgtcaaaagagaatacaaaaagaaactgaagatgcagatgtaggctataatgtgcctttggaagatgaagaagaagaggaagaagcttatgaatgtgatgatgaagacgatagcagtctaagaacagatttggagacctcaagaggtagagatcgtagaggaaaagggattatgtatgaaggaggtcgatctggcataacgggaaggaagaggagaggcacaacagatgttagggccaggcgtggtatgcgaccacctagtggtagagttcctactggtaggtctagtgttggctctattaagagttttttcccttcatataccagcccaggtggtcagtcgcagattcgtgctgctatgacatctaaagatatgctatatcatgcacaaaagcaggtagggcaatggttttatgatgcatgtattccattcaatgcagctaattcttttcaattccaagccatggcagatgcaattgcttctataggccccggattcaaaatgccatcatatcatcagttgaggggcaaaattcttcaggatacagtcaaagaagtgtctgagcattgcgatgagttgaaattatgttggaaggaaacaggttactccattatgtcagatggttggactgatacaaggtcaagaacacttgtaaattttcttgtttattgccctaaaggtacaatgttcttgaaatctcttgacttgtccgatgttcctaagactgctgagattttattcaatgtttttgataatgtcgtacaagaagttggacctgcaaacattgtacagtttattacagataatgctgcaaattatagagctgcaggagatttgttatttcaaaagtatagaacattttattggagtccatgtgccactcattgtgttaatctaatgcttcaagatcttaatgagatgcatgatatgaaatcagtcattgaccaatgtcaagaggtaacaaaatttatctataatcatgcatatgtattgaatttgatgagaaaatttacaaaaggagttgaattaatacgacctgcacaaactagatttgccacaaatgtattgactgtgcagagtgtggtgaaacaaagaactcctttgagacagatgtttactagtgaagaatgggctgcatatccacatgctcataaaagaaatgcttctttagttgtagatattatattcaataacgtattttga